The following are encoded in a window of Paenibacillus polymyxa genomic DNA:
- a CDS encoding ECF transporter S component gives MKESRMFAKFTTLDIVLMAMLATLNGVMTVYLSLINKTLNSLGGPIATSSIVGLYMIYGLLAYYIIRKPGTAVIAYAFGAVVQSFMGSAYGIASIIAAAVCYMIAAELVFALLRYRRWNAVSLMLVGGAMVPLWFIVAANMFGYMHWGWKVLTIALVVRILSGIVLCGLLTKVLGDALNRTGLLKRFELGRASHV, from the coding sequence ATGAAGGAATCTCGTATGTTTGCAAAGTTTACAACGCTGGATATCGTACTCATGGCGATGCTGGCCACGTTGAACGGTGTCATGACCGTGTATTTGTCGCTCATTAACAAAACATTAAACAGTCTGGGAGGGCCTATCGCTACTTCCTCTATTGTCGGGCTGTACATGATATACGGTTTGTTGGCTTATTATATTATTCGTAAGCCGGGTACGGCGGTTATTGCTTATGCATTTGGCGCGGTGGTGCAATCCTTTATGGGCTCTGCCTATGGAATTGCTTCTATTATCGCGGCGGCTGTCTGCTATATGATTGCGGCTGAGTTGGTATTTGCCTTGTTGCGGTATCGACGCTGGAACGCAGTTTCGCTGATGCTAGTGGGTGGGGCTATGGTTCCGCTGTGGTTTATTGTCGCAGCCAATATGTTTGGCTATATGCATTGGGGCTGGAAGGTGCTGACGATTGCACTGGTCGTTCGTATCCTGAGCGGCATTGTCCTATGCGGTCTGCTGACGAAAGTGTTGGGTGATGCTTTAAATCGTACGGGACTGTTAAAACGTTTTGAACTGGGACGCGCTTCACATGTATAG
- a CDS encoding MDR family MFS transporter, translating to MKRGLVLTGVLLATFLAAIEGTVIGPAGPTIVSELGSVNLLSWIFTAYLLTMAVTTPIFGKLSDLFGRKPIFLIGCSLFVLGSLLCMMAGSMEQLIIYRAIQGIGAGGVIPVTFTIIGDIYKMEERGKVQGMISSVWGISSLIGPLLGGYVVTYFGWEWIFGFNVPFGLLAMFFIARYLREQVSKRTARIDVPGAVTFTIGMTALLLVLALGGQYIGWASPELLALAAVAILFLILFLVIEKRAQEPMVPLKLFRIRDIAFSCAAALLVSTLLIGLTSYLPLWIQGVHGGDAASSGLALAPMSVGWLFGSMIGGRILLTLGSRRTSLIGLTLIVLGAFVMTLMGQTAPIWLLFLSTLLYGLGFGFSITVFTIIAQSSVGFQLRGASTALNTFLRTLGQTIGVAAFGSWLNYRIVAQTADGQLTQQGVTQEDINGLLAPHASQSLSDKVAGLLRSVLENSLHSLFVIMVVIAVISWFVVLGLRNRPPGTEEEADQRVKTPQREHA from the coding sequence ATGAAGCGCGGACTCGTGCTGACAGGTGTTCTATTGGCCACTTTTCTGGCCGCAATTGAAGGAACGGTTATCGGTCCAGCGGGACCGACGATTGTTAGCGAGCTGGGCAGCGTGAATTTGCTCAGTTGGATTTTTACGGCATATTTGCTGACGATGGCTGTGACCACACCCATTTTCGGCAAGCTTAGCGATTTGTTTGGCCGAAAACCCATTTTTTTAATCGGCTGTTCGTTGTTTGTACTTGGCTCGTTGCTTTGTATGATGGCAGGTAGTATGGAGCAGCTTATTATCTACCGGGCTATACAAGGGATTGGTGCGGGTGGTGTCATTCCCGTTACCTTTACCATCATCGGTGATATATACAAAATGGAGGAACGCGGCAAAGTCCAAGGCATGATCAGCTCCGTATGGGGAATTTCTTCCCTGATCGGGCCTCTCTTGGGCGGTTATGTGGTTACCTATTTTGGCTGGGAGTGGATTTTCGGCTTTAACGTCCCCTTTGGATTGCTGGCTATGTTCTTCATCGCCCGTTACTTGCGTGAACAGGTAAGCAAGCGTACCGCACGTATTGACGTGCCGGGAGCGGTTACCTTTACCATCGGGATGACGGCCCTCTTGCTCGTATTGGCACTGGGTGGGCAGTATATCGGCTGGGCTTCTCCTGAATTGCTGGCCTTGGCTGCCGTAGCCATTTTGTTCCTGATTCTGTTTTTGGTTATTGAAAAACGCGCTCAGGAACCGATGGTGCCACTAAAGCTATTTCGGATACGGGATATTGCTTTTTCCTGTGCCGCAGCACTGTTAGTCAGCACTCTATTGATCGGACTGACTAGCTATCTTCCACTATGGATTCAAGGTGTACACGGTGGAGATGCCGCTTCATCTGGTCTCGCCTTGGCTCCAATGTCCGTAGGCTGGCTTTTTGGCTCCATGATCGGAGGACGCATTTTGCTGACCCTGGGCTCGCGTCGAACCTCTTTGATCGGGCTGACTCTGATTGTATTGGGGGCTTTCGTCATGACCTTGATGGGCCAAACGGCTCCGATCTGGCTGCTGTTCCTGTCTACATTGTTGTATGGACTGGGATTCGGCTTCTCGATAACTGTGTTTACGATTATTGCCCAGTCCTCGGTCGGGTTCCAGTTGCGTGGCGCGTCTACAGCTTTGAATACATTCCTGCGCACGTTGGGGCAAACGATTGGGGTTGCAGCCTTCGGTTCATGGCTGAACTATCGCATCGTTGCCCAGACAGCCGATGGACAGCTAACTCAGCAAGGGGTTACGCAGGAGGATATTAATGGTCTGCTGGCCCCGCATGCTTCACAGAGTCTAAGTGACAAGGTTGCCGGATTACTTCGTTCTGTACTGGAAAACAGTCTGCATTCCCTGTTCGTTATCATGGTCGTTATTGCAGTTATTAGCTGGTTTGTCGTCCTCGGACTGCGGAACCGTCCGCCGGGTACGGAAGAAGAGGCAGATCAGCGCGTAAAGACACCACAAAGAGAACACGCATAA
- a CDS encoding GAF domain-containing protein produces MFQAIPYEGTRHEQFESVLGQLRALIHDESNTIANLANASALLGHFLPDINWSGFYLYDGTELVLGPFQGLPACIRIPLGRGVCGTAAAEQRTLVIDDVHAFPGHIACDAASNSEIVIPLVKNGELIGVLDIDSPLKGRFDHEDRVFLEEFTAILVASL; encoded by the coding sequence ATGTTTCAAGCTATTCCTTACGAAGGCACACGTCATGAACAATTCGAATCGGTTCTCGGACAACTCCGGGCACTTATTCATGATGAATCCAATACCATTGCCAATCTGGCAAATGCTTCAGCATTACTTGGTCATTTCCTTCCTGATATTAATTGGAGCGGTTTCTATCTTTATGATGGCACTGAGCTTGTACTTGGTCCTTTCCAGGGCTTACCTGCATGTATACGGATTCCATTAGGACGTGGCGTATGCGGTACCGCAGCCGCAGAACAACGGACGCTTGTTATAGATGATGTACATGCGTTTCCAGGACATATTGCCTGTGACGCTGCTTCCAATAGTGAAATCGTTATTCCCCTTGTCAAGAATGGGGAACTGATTGGAGTGCTGGACATTGACAGCCCACTAAAAGGCCGCTTTGATCACGAAGATCGCGTATTCCTAGAGGAATTTACGGCTATTCTGGTAGCCAGCCTATAA
- a CDS encoding ABC transporter ATP-binding protein — MNEHSDYNSSSKIAVSLKNFGYRYDDQVEPALHGLTLDIAVGEHVAIVGASGSGKSTLCQLLHGGLSRSGEGERTGELTVYGMDPDTADLATVATTVGVVLQDPDAQLVQGIVEDEIAFGPENLRVPPAEIAQRIAAALEAVGLAPERVSFVRRLSGGQRQRTAIAAVLALEAPLVVFDDAAAQLDPPAVRDFALLCRRLHAEGRTVVTASGRIDDGARAAQRVIVLKGGTVQLQGPPETLLREHGAQLAALGLLPSSAGRGDMRREPGVNPGSAADRAGQPLLEVKGLTFTYPGSQRAALKGVSLALAPGERAVLLGENGSGKTTLGKLLMGLLPAPKGCMRWEGQDMAKLPIHQLAAGIGYVFQQPEHQFAAATVWEECLYSVRAKLGLRTGEPVPAAYVERAQRLLASARLEHRLDASPYLLSGGEKRLLSVAAQFILPKKLYILDEPTAGTDYEGANILLRMCTEQSAEGAAFLVITHDMQVAESFASDVLCMEEGHLYKMENSEIYHTIIVDKN; from the coding sequence ATGAATGAACATAGCGATTATAACTCTAGCAGTAAAATAGCCGTATCCTTGAAGAATTTTGGCTATCGGTATGATGACCAGGTGGAGCCAGCTTTACATGGTCTGACACTGGACATTGCGGTGGGCGAGCATGTAGCCATTGTCGGAGCCAGTGGAAGTGGAAAGTCTACGCTATGTCAGCTACTTCATGGCGGGTTGTCCCGTTCCGGTGAAGGCGAACGGACGGGGGAGCTGACCGTGTATGGGATGGACCCCGATACCGCCGATTTGGCTACTGTCGCCACCACTGTCGGCGTCGTGCTTCAGGACCCGGATGCCCAGCTGGTGCAGGGAATCGTCGAAGACGAGATTGCTTTTGGGCCGGAGAACCTGCGCGTGCCTCCGGCAGAAATAGCGCAGCGCATTGCTGCTGCGCTGGAGGCCGTCGGCCTAGCTCCCGAGCGCGTCTCCTTCGTGCGGCGCCTCTCGGGAGGCCAGCGCCAACGCACCGCGATTGCAGCGGTACTGGCGTTGGAAGCGCCGCTGGTCGTGTTCGACGACGCAGCTGCGCAGTTGGACCCGCCGGCTGTACGCGACTTCGCCCTGCTATGTCGGCGGCTCCATGCCGAAGGCCGGACGGTAGTTACCGCGTCCGGCCGCATAGACGATGGCGCGCGGGCAGCACAGCGCGTCATCGTCTTGAAGGGCGGGACCGTGCAGCTGCAGGGTCCGCCCGAAACGCTGCTGCGCGAACATGGTGCGCAGCTGGCCGCCTTGGGGCTGCTCCCCTCTTCCGCAGGGAGGGGAGACATGCGGCGTGAGCCGGGGGTGAATCCCGGCTCAGCAGCGGACCGCGCTGGGCAGCCGTTGTTGGAGGTGAAGGGATTGACCTTCACCTATCCTGGCAGCCAGCGGGCAGCGCTAAAGGGTGTGAGCCTAGCTCTTGCGCCCGGTGAACGAGCCGTGCTGCTGGGTGAGAACGGCTCGGGTAAAACCACGCTCGGCAAGCTGCTCATGGGTCTACTCCCAGCACCGAAGGGGTGCATGCGGTGGGAGGGGCAGGATATGGCGAAGCTGCCAATTCACCAGCTGGCTGCCGGAATCGGCTATGTGTTCCAGCAGCCAGAGCATCAGTTTGCAGCTGCAACGGTGTGGGAGGAGTGCTTGTACAGCGTGCGCGCCAAGCTTGGTTTACGGACCGGGGAGCCGGTTCCCGCCGCATATGTGGAACGGGCGCAGCGCTTACTGGCTTCCGCCAGGCTGGAGCACAGACTGGATGCCTCCCCGTACCTGCTAAGTGGAGGCGAAAAAAGGCTCTTGAGCGTTGCGGCACAGTTCATCTTGCCCAAAAAGCTATACATTTTGGATGAGCCTACCGCAGGAACGGATTACGAAGGAGCGAATATTCTGCTCCGTATGTGCACAGAGCAGTCTGCCGAAGGTGCGGCTTTTCTGGTCATCACCCACGATATGCAGGTAGCTGAAAGCTTTGCCAGCGATGTTCTGTGCATGGAAGAGGGTCATCTCTATAAAATGGAAAATAGTGAGATTTATCATACGATTATAGTTGACAAAAATTAA
- a CDS encoding energy-coupling factor transporter transmembrane component T family protein, translating into MLFQYNGGSSPLHRLGPLSKLIWVGCFSLLSMAWDSTLREAALLAVLIAVAGLGARLPLARQLRAMSFLIGLGIPYFILSILAIREGHTVAAWGPIVITAEGLDIAGALTLRIFVLFLASYIYLSTTDPRDFVQALNLRLRVPYRFAFGISVALTFLPLLEEEGRTIMAARRVRGQEPPRGWSNRLSWWSGYAAAVLVNAVRRVQQTALAMEGKGFGAYAERTYLRTLNNGRLGNLCAVTAVLTTAVLWWSL; encoded by the coding sequence ATGCTGTTTCAGTATAACGGCGGTTCGTCGCCGCTGCACAGGTTAGGGCCGTTAAGTAAGCTAATATGGGTGGGATGCTTTAGCCTCCTGTCGATGGCTTGGGATTCGACGCTGCGGGAAGCAGCACTCTTGGCTGTACTGATTGCTGTGGCTGGCTTGGGCGCACGTTTGCCATTAGCACGCCAACTTCGGGCTATGTCGTTCCTGATTGGTTTAGGTATTCCGTATTTTATATTGTCTATCCTAGCGATTCGAGAAGGACATACCGTGGCTGCATGGGGACCCATTGTCATTACAGCAGAGGGGCTGGACATCGCAGGGGCGTTAACGTTGCGGATTTTTGTGTTGTTTTTGGCATCTTATATCTATCTCTCGACGACCGATCCCCGAGATTTTGTGCAGGCATTGAATCTGCGCTTGCGTGTTCCTTATCGGTTTGCGTTCGGTATTTCGGTGGCACTGACGTTTCTCCCCTTATTGGAAGAAGAAGGGAGAACAATTATGGCAGCACGGCGTGTTCGTGGACAGGAACCACCACGAGGGTGGAGCAATCGGTTATCATGGTGGAGCGGGTATGCGGCTGCCGTGTTGGTGAATGCTGTAAGACGGGTTCAGCAGACGGCGCTGGCTATGGAGGGCAAAGGTTTCGGTGCTTATGCAGAACGGACATATCTTCGTACACTGAACAATGGGCGTTTAGGCAACTTATGTGCGGTGACTGCTGTATTAACTACGGCTGTTTTATGGTGGAGCTTATAA
- a CDS encoding GNAT family N-acetyltransferase, with amino-acid sequence MCAYACKGHIPLLESARLRLRRMESGDAATMFACWSDPEVHRYMNLSGMSGREDAEDMIELLNELAKTEDALRWGIELKENGKLIGSCGFNYWQTEGACKAEIGYEIAKPYWRQGYMTEALRLVLSFGYNTIRLNRIEALVDPRNTGSQALLSSMGWTQEGLLRQVQHTSTGFKDMLMYSLLHEEWLRLEAQRNAVSV; translated from the coding sequence ATGTGTGCATATGCATGTAAGGGGCATATACCACTGCTGGAAAGTGCGCGTCTTCGGCTGCGAAGGATGGAAAGCGGGGATGCGGCTACAATGTTCGCTTGCTGGTCTGACCCGGAGGTTCACCGTTATATGAACCTTTCTGGTATGTCAGGACGTGAGGACGCAGAGGATATGATTGAGCTGTTGAATGAGCTGGCGAAGACGGAGGATGCGCTGCGCTGGGGAATAGAGCTGAAGGAGAACGGGAAATTGATTGGAAGCTGTGGTTTTAATTATTGGCAGACGGAGGGAGCTTGTAAAGCCGAGATTGGTTATGAAATAGCCAAGCCTTATTGGCGACAGGGTTACATGACCGAGGCGCTACGCTTGGTGCTGTCATTCGGGTATAACACGATTCGGTTGAATCGGATCGAAGCGCTGGTGGATCCGCGCAATACAGGCTCGCAAGCCCTGTTGTCCTCGATGGGCTGGACACAGGAAGGACTGTTGCGGCAGGTACAGCATACATCCACAGGTTTTAAGGATATGCTGATGTATTCTTTACTGCATGAAGAATGGCTCAGACTGGAGGCACAACGAAATGCTGTTTCAGTATAA